The genomic interval ATGGTTCATAAGCTCTCTCTCAATCGCCCTGTCTAGGAAACCATTTATCCAGGAGGCTTTTGTCATAAGCACCACGTGACCCCTGTGCGTGTACTCTTCATCACACAACTTTCATCGAACCCATCACCTGTTCGTTATACACTAGTTCATAGCCTTAGGATCAAAGACAATCTCAAGCTCTTTCCAGCGTGAGTACTTTTGTACAGGAAGAGCAATTGGCTGACAACGTGGGTCAAGCACAGCATTTCGTGCCTCATCTACCGCTACTTGGTACAACGCATTTTGCGTATTTTTGGGTGAAATTATTTCTGCTTTATTTACCGTACCATTTTGATTCATTAGCAAGCTTACGACCACGACAAACGTGCGAGAATTTGGTGCGTGCATAAAGGTACCCTTGTTCCAACACGCATTAAATTGGCGCATAAGAATTGTACGAATTTCATCATCACTTTCCGAACCATCCGCAGAGCCATGCCGAACATTGGCTTTATCTGTGGGTTTTTCTGTAACATCTTGCAAGTTTTTTAGTGCCCCCTGAGGTTGTGGCTTAGTCTTTGGTCGTGGAGAAGGAGGCCGTTTTTCCTTAGGGATTTCTTGCGGTTTTTTAGGGGCTGGCTTCGAACGATACGCGTCTGGGTCACTGACATCTGAAGGCTTTGTTGGTGCTGGTTTAAATTTTTCTATCACCTTGGGGGGTAAGGGAATTTTTGATTGATGACGACCAAGAGCCTCTTTTTGTGAAGGCAATGTATCGTTCATAATAATTTCAACAGCCCCACCCAAAACAATGGGTTGCGAGCGTGCCCAAAAAATATAGTCCAGCGCCAAGGCGAGTATCGCACACACATGAAAAATTACCGACCATCGGAGTCCTACAACCAGCGAGAATTGGGTATATGTTTTGCGTGCATGCAGAGCCTTAAGAGTGGCAGATGAGCGCTCCATGTTCCCTAAGCTTTCTTAAGATTTACCCGGAGGCGTTGCCACAAGACCAACGTGACGGAATCCTCCATATTGCAAGTGTGCCATCAAATTCATGATCGCACCATAGCTGACACGCTTATCTCCGCGCACATAAATACGTGCCTGCGGATCTGATTGGGTAATAGCTTTTAATTGAGGCACCAGATTTTTAAAGATTACCTTACGGTCTTGGATAAAAACGTCACCTTGACGGTTCATACTGACTGTTAGGGGTTCTTTTTGCTCTGTGGATGATTTCGCTGCGACTTTT from Alphaproteobacteria bacterium carries:
- the tolR gene encoding protein TolR — protein: MGMNATQLASSRRRRSRRQPMAEINVTPFVDVMLVLLIVFMVTAPMLTVCVPVNLPKVAAKSSTEQKEPLTVSMNRQGDVFIQDRKVIFKNLVPQLKAITQSDPQARIYVRGDKRVSYGAIMNLMAHLQYGGFRHVGLVATPPGKS